The following are encoded together in the Triticum dicoccoides isolate Atlit2015 ecotype Zavitan chromosome 6B, WEW_v2.0, whole genome shotgun sequence genome:
- the LOC119320837 gene encoding WRKY transcription factor 55-like — translation MDDVLSQIGDAFRLAGELMGDLPAAQNDPAYLAARCYGIVRAYNTAIRMLQHYGVGAVNVAAAGALDGGGPLDLLRPRSTEEAAGASRLLGEAPTHLQEPFNMLAGARAPPHAHSVRAAADVAGTSSGPVRRLASSRSPPPAQPRQGRRRRDSGQRETMLVPAHRMGNTEFPPDDGYTWRKYGQKDILGSRFPRSYYRCTHKNYYGCDAKKKVQRLDDDPFMYEVTYCGSHSCLTSTTPLLNFPTATATNSPTAATGSGLAPADHFMAPTEQAAVSTSMHLGVGWMPASFQGVAPAGSCAGVGSSAGMQTSVSTPARDTDYPALDLADVMFNSGGSAGVGMDGIFSSHHRSDS, via the exons ATGGATGACGTGCTGTCGCAGATCGGCGACGCCTTCCGGCTCGCCGGGGAGCTCATGGGCGACCTCCCCGCGGCCCAGAACGACCCGGCCTACCTCGCCGCGCGATGCTACGGCATTGTCCGCGCCTACAACACGGCCATCCGCATGCTGCAGCACTACGGCGTCGGCGCCGTGAACGTGGCCGCGGCTGGCGCGCTCGACGGCGGCGGGCCGCTGGACCTCCTGCGCCCGCGCAGCACGGAGGAAGCAGCCGGCGCCAGCCGGCTTCTCGGGGAAGCTCCGACGCATCTGCAGGAGCCATTCAACATGCTGGCAGGTGCGCGAGCGCCACCGCATGCGCATTCGGTGCGCGCGGCGGCGGACGTCGCGGGCACGTCCAGCGGCCCGGTGAGGAGGCTGGCGTCGTCCAGGTCTCCGCCGCCGGCCCAGCCACGGCAGGGCAGGAGGAG GAGGGACAGCGGGCAGAGGGAGACGATGTTGGTGCCGGCACACCGGATGGGTAACACCGAGTTTCCACCGGACGACGGCTACACGTGGCGCAAGTACGGCCAGAAGGACATCCTCGGCTCCAGGTTCCCAAG GAGCTACTACCGGTGCACCCACAAGAACTACTACGGGTGCGACGCCAAGAAGAAGGTGCAGCGCCTGGACGACGACCCCTTCATGTACGAGGTCACGTACTGCGGCAGCCACAGCTGCCTCACCTCCACCACCCCGCTGCTCAACTTTCCCACCGCCACCGCTACCAACTCCCCGACAGCCGCAACAGGCTCCGGCCTCGCCCCTGCGGACCATTTCATGGCACCGACCGAGCAGGCGGCCGTGTCGACATCAATGCACCTCGGCGTCGGCTGGATGCCGGCAAGCTTCCAGGGCGTTGCGCCAGCGGGCTCCTGCGCCGGCGTGGGGAGCAGCGCCGGCATGCAGACGAGCGTGTCCACCCCAGCAAGGGACACGGATTACCCGGCGCTGGACCTCGCGGACGTCATGTTCAACTCCGGCGGTAGCGCCGGTGTGGGCATGGACGGCATCTTCTCTTCTCATCATAGAAGTGATAGCTAG